The nucleotide sequence ATGCTCGAGCACTGGAACTGTTTAACATCGACGTGGGGGGGATTGGTAACCACGAATTTGACTTTGGGCCGGATGTCTTAGCCCGCTTCATTGACCCCAGTGGTAGCGGCGTCGGCTTCCGTCCTTTTGTGTCTGCTAACCTGATCATTCCGGATGACAGTCCGCTCAAGGGGTTGATTCAGCCCAGTGCGATCGTCACCAAGACCGTCAATGGCGTAGAAGAACGGGTGGGTGTCGTAGGGGTGACCACTCCCCTATTGCGAACCATCTCCAGCCCTGGCAACATTGGTGCCATTGGGGATGCCTCTAACACTCCTGGTTTTGCTAATCTGGTGAATACCGTTCAGGCAGAGGTTGACCGGCTTACCGCTCAGGGAGTGGATAAAATTGTGCTGGTTTCTCACCTGCAAAATATTAACGAAGAGAAAGCCCTGGCAGGCAGATTACAGAACGTTGATATTATCGTCGCAGCCGGTAGCGATACCCGTCTGGCAAACCCGGACGATCTGCTGTTGCCCCTCAGCGGAGAAACTGCTGTCCCCTCATACCCCCTCATTTACAACTCTCAAACCGGGCAACAGGTCAGTAGCCTGGCAGATCTACCAGCCGGAGTGGCTCCCCTCCTGATTGTCTCAACCGATGGCGAGTATAAGTACCTTGGCAATTTACAGGTTGAGTTTGAAAACGGCATCATCACCAGCATTCTGGAACCTGGCTCTGGACCCAAGCGCAACACTAACCTGGATGGACTGACACCCCGTGCCGATCTGGTCAGCGAGGTGCAAAATCCAGTTGCTGCCTTTGTGAATGACCTGCGTCAAACAGTAGTTGGCATCACCAACGTACCGCTTGACAGCCTCCGCACCGAAGTCCGTGCTAAAAGCACCCTGGCTGGTAGCTTGATTGCCGATGCCATTCGGGATGCCGCCCGCGACGGAGCAGCCAGCGTGGGGCTGGATCCGGCTAACATTCTGGTTGGTATTCAGAACGGGGGCGGCATTCGTAACGATCGCCGCTTCCTTCCCGGTGACAGCATCAGCGAGTTTGACACCTTTGATATTCTACCTTTCTCCAACTTCGTTACAGTGGTCACCGGGATTACGGCTGGCGAACTGCTGGAAATTCTGGAACGCTCTGTCGCATCCCAAACGGCACCGGATGTTGGCGGCGGCGGTCAGTTCCTGCAACTGTCAGGACTGGAGGTGGTCTACGATGTCACGCGGGCTGCCCAGGTTGTAACCGTTGATGGTGTCATTACAAACCCGGGTTCACGCATTCTCAGCATTCTGCTCGACCCTGAAAACGATCGCGCCGGGCAGTTTCTGTTTGATATTGCCCAGGGTGGTTTTCTGGTTGACCCCAGCCAGCCCCTGTTTGACCTGGCAACGATTGACTTCACTGCTCGCGGTGGCGACAATTTTGCAACCCTGACCAATATGTCCCAGGACCGCAAATTTATTCTTCCTGGTGTTACCTATCAGGCAGCCCTGGAACGATATATTCGGGAAGATTTGCAGGGCACCATCGACGCAGCAGATATTCCCAGTGGCGCAGGCATTCGGGTTCGGGATGTCTCTGCCTTAGTGGCACCTGCAACAGGAGGGCAGAGCATCGTTGATGCCGAAGCCATCCCCGAACCAACAACCCTGTTGGGCCTTGCGATCGCCGGGCTGGGACTGGGCTATGCCAGGCGTCGTCAGGTCAAAAAGTAAGAGATGGGGAGTCCAGGGGATTGGTGAGTAAGGGAAATTATTAGTTGCTGGTGAGGAGCCAGAAGTCCGTTTCATCCTTCACCGCTTCCCCCCTCACTCCTCCTTTTCCTGAGGATCGTGGATTAAAAATAAACCAAAAAACTCAGGGTTTTACCACAGAGACACAGAAGGATTGCTCTGTGTTCTCCGTGTCTCTGTGGTGAAGTTTCAGGTTATACAATCCTCATTTCTAACTTGCTAGCGATTAGAAGGGACTGGAGAAGAGGTCGGAGTCGGTCGTGGGCGCAGCAATCCTCCCGGTTTGAATTCGGATCCGTCAGGCATTCTGGCTCCATCCAGTTTGGCATCGGTGATAATCGCACCAATCATCCTGGCTTTGACCAGATTGGCTTTTTCCAGATTTGCCCCCTTCAGACTGGCACCCCTCAAGTCCGCTCCTTGCAGATTGGCTTCTCTCAGATCGGCTCCCGATAGGTTGGCATTGCTCAAATCTGCTCCATAAAGATTTGCCCTGTAGAGGTTTGCTCCCTGTAAATTGGCATCTCTAAACTTGACGAGTGCCAGATTAGATCGCTCCAGGGTTGCCTCAGCTAAATTGGCTGAACTCAGATTTGACCCCTGCAAAGCGGCTGAGTTCAAGTTTGCCCCTTTCAGTTCAGCCAGGGACAATTCATAGCTGTAAAGATTGGCTTCTGACAGGTCACAGCCTGGACAGATGCCTGAGTTCAGTAATTGTTTGACATGGTCCGGGTTGGCAGCAAATGCCGCCGTTGCCAGGGCAAACAGAGTCCCTACCGGCAAAATCGTTAAACAAGATGGTTTCATTGCTCAATTATTGTGCTTGAGTCGATTATCGCTGATAGATTGCGTAAATTCAGGTCAGGTTCAGCTTTCTTGAGCCGAGAATCTGGGACTGCCCGCACTGTCCCCCTGTAAATCGCTTCGATCAACTGGTCGATCGCTACCATTTCCGCTTCAGTAAATGCTCTGGCTTGCAATAGGTTTTGCATCCGTCGCTCCAGGTTCATGGGTAGTTCACCGGTCTCAAGCACCCTTTGAATAATTTCAACCATCTGCATAGGTCAAACCAGCTTTGTTCTAAAGAATTGTGGAAAGTTCATCAACAATTTGTACATGTCCCTTGCGCAGGGCGTACAGCAATCGGTCAATACAGTCAATTTCTTCCTCACTAATAGACTCTGAAAGCATCGCTGCCATTAACCCGTAACGGTCAGCCAGCGTAATTTTGCCAGTAACACTGACCTGGGCGAATAGCTCAGAAATGGCCGAGGGAAGGAGGGTTACGGAGGGCATGGCAGATAGTGGAACTCGATAGTTCTACTATCTACGGTTTCATCGTTACTTCAGGTGACAAAGGGAAGGGTAAAGAGGTGATATTTCACTGGTGTGCAGGTGACTGATTGAGGGTCTTCTGGTGACTGACCAGTGCCGCCAAGTGTGATGAGAATCACGCCTGGTTGGCGGAATACCCCACGGTGCCTCACACTCCCATACCTCGCTTCGTTGAGAAACGCTACATCACCAGAAAGTGGAACCGCTTTGACCTATCGCGATCGCGCCCCTATTCACCAGTTAGCAATGGGCTGGCCCCCCATAACCTGACTTATCATAGATGTGTATGATGTGTATGGTTTCGGGTAGTAGGTTCAGTGATTTCTAAACCAGTACTACACAACTTACCCAGTACTGACGAGTTACCCTGCTCGGACGATACCCCAGTGGACAACGAAGACCAAAATCTGCTCCCCAATTTGCTCCTGCTATTGTTAACCAGTGTGTGGGCGGAGCGGATGGACTGGTACTTTGGGGTAGATATGGCGATCTACCACACCACAGGGGTGAGTCCTGTCGTGCCTGTCGTGCCCGATGCTTTTTTAAGCCTGGGGGTGGAGCGCAAAAAGGGTGGCAAATCTCGCCGCAGCTATGCTACCTGGGAAGAAAACGATATAGTCCCGATCTTCGTATTGGAGATGGTATCGCATCGACCAGGGGGCGAATACGATGAAAAGCTGGGCATCTACACCAAACTGGGGGTACTGTACTACCTGGTCTATAACCCAGAGTTTTGGCAGCGAGATCGCCAGCAACCGTTCGCCATGTATCGGTTAACCAATGGTGTCTATCAGTTGCAAATTGGTGAACCCTACTGGATGCCAGAAGTGGGTCTGGGGATTGGACGCTATCTAGGAGAAGTGGGAGGATTGCCCCAGGAAATTTTGACCTGGTACAACGAGCGGGGCGATCGCTATTTGAGCGAAGCAGAAGTCGAACGGCAACGGGCAGAAGTCGAACGGCAACGGGCAGAAGTCGAACGGCAACGGGCAGAACAACTGGCAGAGCGACTCCGCCAACTGGGAGAAGAGGTGTAATAGTCGAATGTCACTGAATTAAGCCAAATGCGTTCGCTCAGATCTCCAACTTCTTCGAGAAGTTGGAGATCTTTAATCCCTTATGTCAGTGCCATTGGTGTAATAGTCAGGTTCCTTGCTCACCATCGAAACGAACCAGCAGGCAAGGGGCAGCCGTGACTTTAACCTGAGTCGATTCCCCCAGTTCCAGATAAACGTGATGACAGCCCAAAAGCCGCATTCGTTTGTTATGACTTATCTCCGTTTCAGCCTGTCCTAAAACTAATTGTTTCGCCCCTTGTTCCCCAAATAATCATTTTTGCTCTCCCTTATGAACCTTGAGGGTTGTTGCCATATCCATACTGGAAACAGGATGAAATTTATGAAATATAGAATGAATGATCAATATCCGTAAATTGCTTTGAAGTTTTCCTCAAAACAGAAGCTCCATATCAAAGAGCAAGGGATGTATTGTGTTAATTGACTTACCGTAAACTTGCTTTTTCCAAAAAAGAATGGCAAAGGGTTGCTCCACTGCCATGATCCAAACTTATCCAAACAGCGATCTGGAGGGCAACCTCTCGGCCCTCTCTGGAGTTGTGCGGCTTAGGCTTGACAAAATCCCATGACTGGATTTTATGGGAAGTCAGTGATGGGGAATCCAGTAAGTATGGTTGAAAAACGAGTTCTGGTCTGGTATCGAAATGATTTGCGGTTGCATGATCATGAGCCTTTGCATCAGGCTGGCAAACTTGCCCGTGAGGTGATGCCACTGTATTGTTTTGATCCGAGGCAATTTGGCAAAACGTCCTTTGGCTTTCCTAAAACCGGGGCGTTTCGATCGCAATTTCTGTTGGAAAGTCTGGCGGATTTGCAGCGATCGCTGCGTGCTCTGGGACGTGACCTGATTCTGCGCCAGGGCAAACCGGAAATCATGATTCCTGAAATTGCCCGGCAGTTCAATATCACGGCTGTTTATTATCACCAGGAAGTCACTGCCGAAGAGGTAGCTGTGGAAACGGCATTGCGGCTGGCACTGGCCCCTCTGGGTGTTGCCCTTCAGTCCTTTTGGGGACACACCCTTTACCATCCAAATGATTTACCCTTCCCGATTGGACAACTACCAGAGCTGTTTACCCACTTTCGCAAGCAAGTGGAAAAAGCCGCCTCCGTGAATCCGGCACTGCCTGCACCTTCCCGACTACCACCCTTACCAGAAATAGAGCCAGGGGAACTACCCCGCCTTGAAGATCTGGGAGTGAAGTTACCACCGACGGATGCGCGGGCAGTCTTAGCCTTCAAGGGAGGGGAAACAGAAGCTTTCAGCCGACTCGATCACTACTTCTGGCAGCAGGATGGCTTGAAGCACTATAAAGAGACGCGCAATGGAATGTTGGGGGCAGACTATTCTTCCAAATTTTCCCCCTGGCTGGCGCTGGGTTGCCTTTCCCCCCGTTACATCTACGAACAGGTACAGCAGTATGAGCAGCAGCGGGTCAAGAATGAGTCCACCTACTGGTTAGTGTTTGAGCTACTCTGGCGTGACTACTTCCGGTTGATTTGTGCCAAGCATGGCAACCAGATCTTTTCAGCCGCAGGCTTGCAGGGTATTGAAATTCCCTGGAAACAGGACTGGCGGCGGTTTGACCTCTGGCGCAAAGGCAAAACGGGGTTTCCCTTAGTCGATGCCAATATGCGAGAGCTGGCAGCGACTGGCTTTATGTCTAACCGGGGTCGGCAGAATGTAGCCAGCTTTTTGACCAAAAACCTGGGGATTGACTGGCGCATGGGTGCCGAATGGTTTGAGTCCTTACTGATTGACTATGACGTGTGCAGCAACTATGGTAACTGGAACTACACAGCAGGTGTGGGCAATGATGCCCGTGGGTTTCGCTTCTTCAATATCCTGAAGCAGTCAAAGGACTATGACCCGGAGGGAAAATACGTGAAACACTGGCTCCCAGAATTAGCCAGGGTGCCTGCTGGAAAGGTTCATGAACCCTGGAAGCTCCTGCCTGTAGAACAACAGCGGTTTGGTGTCCAGATTGGAGTAGACTATCCCAATCCAGTCGTGGATCTGTTGAAATCGGCAGCCGCTAATGAGAAGGTCTATCAGGTCGCACTGGCAAAAGCAAATTTCCGGCAGCGATCGCCCTGACGGTTCAGGTCAGCCCTGATAATTCCCGCGCTTGCTGGATCCACTGGGCAAGCTGCTCCTGCGACGGACAGAGATCCTGCCGCCGTAAATGGGTCACATAAAATCGCAGAATCATTTTATGTAAAGTTTGAAGTGGTGTTTGCGCCAGTTGCTCTGGAGAAACAATGCCAGTATGGAGCAGCAACCCACAGTACTGACAACCCACGGCTGGAATCCGGGCAAGATCTGCCAGAGCTGCCCATTTGTGAATGTGCTGGAGGTGAATGTGCAGTTGAGCGGAAAGCGATCGCCTCCTCTCAGGCGTGCTGGTTCTTCGCAGGAGATCAAGTGTAGTTTCAATGCCACACTCCAATAGCGTCTTCTGCTCCTGAGCATCCAGCCCGGGCAGATGCTCAATACTCCAAAAGCGCTGGAGCACTGGTGTTGGGCGAGAAGCTTTGGCAGACTTTTTCATTGCTGGAAGGTAAGGGGGTTACTTCCAGTGTAGAAGATACAACCATAGCTCTGGGGGTATATAGCTCTTTCTCGTACCTGACTCAATTGAGAAACGCCATAACCCTGTTTAATCACTCTTGAAGCAGATAAATTCTGAAAATACCTCGTTTCCACGGCTCTGCCTGGAAATGGCAAATCCGAGGCGCTGACTCCTTGCAGGTTTGCTTGAGGCAGAGCCTCTGAACCTCCATTCCAGGCTGGAAGCCTGGAACGAGGGTTGGTTATAAATTTTTTCCGGCAGAAGTGACAGAAGAGGGATAGCCTGAATTTCAGATAGGCTAGAGGGGAGAGATAGCAAAACTGCTGGGTTGAATGCGCATGAGTCTAACGGCTGATATTCTGTCTCAACTACCTGGGGATCCATTAGGGGCGCTCCGTCGGGCTGACGCCCTGTGGCAGGCTCTGCGCACGGGCAATCTCCCTGTTCCGCAGGTGGTGAAGGAACAGCAGGAACGGCTGGAGCCAGATTGGGATGTGGTCATTTGTGGCGGCACCCTGGGAATTTTGCTGGGGGCAGGGCTGGCTCACCAGGGTTGGCGAGTTGCCCTGGTCGAACGGGGGATTTTACGGGGACGGGACCAGGAGTGGAATATTTCTCGCAAGGAACTTCAGGTATTTATCAAATTGGGCTTGTTGACAGAAGCTGAACTGGAGCAGGCGATCGCCACGGACTATAACCCTGCCCGCGTTTGCTTCCTGGAGGGGCCAGAAATTTGGGTCAACGATGTGCTCAATATTGGTGTTGACCCGGTATTTCTGCTGGAAACCATCAAGCAGCGATTCCTGTCCTGGGGGGGGCAGTTATTCGAACACACCCCGTTTGAAACAGCCGTGGTTCACCCTGATGGCGTGTGGGTCAAAGCAGGAGCACAGGAATTCAAAACGCGGCTGGTGCTGGATGCAATGGGGCACTTTTCGCCCATTGTGCAGCAGGCACGGCAGGGTAAAAAACCAGATGCGGTTTGCCTGGTGGTGGGCAGTTGTGCGACTGGCTTTAGGAACAATGAATCCGGTGATTTGATTGTGTCTTTCACCCCGCTCCAGAACCAGTGCCAGTACTTTTGGGAAGCCTTTCCCGCCAGAGATGGAAGAACCACCTACCTGTTCACTTACCTGGATGCCCATCCCGATCGCCCCAGTCTGGAGGCTTTATTTGAGGATTATTTGAGGCTGTTGCCCGATTATCAACAGGTGGCTCTGGAGCAGCTTCAGTTCAAGCGGGTGCTATTTGGCTTTTTCCCCTGTTACCGTCAAAGCCCCCTCCAACCTGGCTGGGATCGAATTTTACCTGTGGGAGATAGCAGCGGCAGCCAGTCGCCCCTCAGCTTTGGTGGGTTTGGGGCAATGGTGCGCCATCTGGAGCGACTCACCACGGGTATTCATGATGCCCTGCAAAGTCATGCCCTGGATCGCAAAGCCCTGGCCCTGTTGCAACCCTATCAACCAGGTCTGTCGGTTACCTGGCTATTTCAGCGAGCAATGAGTGTGGGAGTAGAACAAACCATTGCCCCCAACCAGATTAATCAACTGCTTGGCAGC is from Leptothermofonsia sichuanensis E412 and encodes:
- a CDS encoding FAD-dependent monooxygenase family protein, which encodes MSLTADILSQLPGDPLGALRRADALWQALRTGNLPVPQVVKEQQERLEPDWDVVICGGTLGILLGAGLAHQGWRVALVERGILRGRDQEWNISRKELQVFIKLGLLTEAELEQAIATDYNPARVCFLEGPEIWVNDVLNIGVDPVFLLETIKQRFLSWGGQLFEHTPFETAVVHPDGVWVKAGAQEFKTRLVLDAMGHFSPIVQQARQGKKPDAVCLVVGSCATGFRNNESGDLIVSFTPLQNQCQYFWEAFPARDGRTTYLFTYLDAHPDRPSLEALFEDYLRLLPDYQQVALEQLQFKRVLFGFFPCYRQSPLQPGWDRILPVGDSSGSQSPLSFGGFGAMVRHLERLTTGIHDALQSHALDRKALALLQPYQPGLSVTWLFQRAMSVGVEQTIAPNQINQLLGSVFTQMEQLGDPVLKPFLQDVIQFPALFQTLVKTSLAQPGLVFKILPQVGLATLLDWMVHYANLAVYAGLAPIGRALQPWSDRLPPVPQYYFRRWVDAWKYGAGQDYIE
- a CDS encoding pentapeptide repeat-containing protein: MKPSCLTILPVGTLFALATAAFAANPDHVKQLLNSGICPGCDLSEANLYSYELSLAELKGANLNSAALQGSNLSSANLAEATLERSNLALVKFRDANLQGANLYRANLYGADLSNANLSGADLREANLQGADLRGASLKGANLEKANLVKARMIGAIITDAKLDGARMPDGSEFKPGGLLRPRPTPTSSPVPSNR
- a CDS encoding DUF4332 domain-containing protein, which gives rise to MKKSAKASRPTPVLQRFWSIEHLPGLDAQEQKTLLECGIETTLDLLRRTSTPERRRSLSAQLHIHLQHIHKWAALADLARIPAVGCQYCGLLLHTGIVSPEQLAQTPLQTLHKMILRFYVTHLRRQDLCPSQEQLAQWIQQARELSGLT
- a CDS encoding DASH family cryptochrome — encoded protein: MTGFYGKSVMGNPVSMVEKRVLVWYRNDLRLHDHEPLHQAGKLAREVMPLYCFDPRQFGKTSFGFPKTGAFRSQFLLESLADLQRSLRALGRDLILRQGKPEIMIPEIARQFNITAVYYHQEVTAEEVAVETALRLALAPLGVALQSFWGHTLYHPNDLPFPIGQLPELFTHFRKQVEKAASVNPALPAPSRLPPLPEIEPGELPRLEDLGVKLPPTDARAVLAFKGGETEAFSRLDHYFWQQDGLKHYKETRNGMLGADYSSKFSPWLALGCLSPRYIYEQVQQYEQQRVKNESTYWLVFELLWRDYFRLICAKHGNQIFSAAGLQGIEIPWKQDWRRFDLWRKGKTGFPLVDANMRELAATGFMSNRGRQNVASFLTKNLGIDWRMGAEWFESLLIDYDVCSNYGNWNYTAGVGNDARGFRFFNILKQSKDYDPEGKYVKHWLPELARVPAGKVHEPWKLLPVEQQRFGVQIGVDYPNPVVDLLKSAAANEKVYQVALAKANFRQRSP
- a CDS encoding 5'-nucleotidase C-terminal domain-containing protein — protein: MLPQSLFGGKRLPRLPQLLLASSLTLAGALFPNTVQAFTLNLLHFSDGESSLLTRTVSATATTPAFNYSGAGLFADLIDRQRNASSTDFDLLVTAGDNFLAGPQFEASLRLPVGQMFYDARALELFNIDVGGIGNHEFDFGPDVLARFIDPSGSGVGFRPFVSANLIIPDDSPLKGLIQPSAIVTKTVNGVEERVGVVGVTTPLLRTISSPGNIGAIGDASNTPGFANLVNTVQAEVDRLTAQGVDKIVLVSHLQNINEEKALAGRLQNVDIIVAAGSDTRLANPDDLLLPLSGETAVPSYPLIYNSQTGQQVSSLADLPAGVAPLLIVSTDGEYKYLGNLQVEFENGIITSILEPGSGPKRNTNLDGLTPRADLVSEVQNPVAAFVNDLRQTVVGITNVPLDSLRTEVRAKSTLAGSLIADAIRDAARDGAASVGLDPANILVGIQNGGGIRNDRRFLPGDSISEFDTFDILPFSNFVTVVTGITAGELLEILERSVASQTAPDVGGGGQFLQLSGLEVVYDVTRAAQVVTVDGVITNPGSRILSILLDPENDRAGQFLFDIAQGGFLVDPSQPLFDLATIDFTARGGDNFATLTNMSQDRKFILPGVTYQAALERYIREDLQGTIDAADIPSGAGIRVRDVSALVAPATGGQSIVDAEAIPEPTTLLGLAIAGLGLGYARRRQVKK
- a CDS encoding Uma2 family endonuclease, whose translation is MDNEDQNLLPNLLLLLLTSVWAERMDWYFGVDMAIYHTTGVSPVVPVVPDAFLSLGVERKKGGKSRRSYATWEENDIVPIFVLEMVSHRPGGEYDEKLGIYTKLGVLYYLVYNPEFWQRDRQQPFAMYRLTNGVYQLQIGEPYWMPEVGLGIGRYLGEVGGLPQEILTWYNERGDRYLSEAEVERQRAEVERQRAEVERQRAEQLAERLRQLGEEV